In a genomic window of Corynebacterium lizhenjunii:
- a CDS encoding cytochrome c oxidase subunit 3 produces the protein MAAPRVAALNRPNMVSVGTIVFLSQELMFFAGLFAMWFTSRANGQEGDWAHQTAHINVPMGFIITAVLVSSSVTSQFGVFAAERGDVYKLRFWYSITLVLGLVFLGIMAFEWFELVHHGVTPQASVFGSVFYILTGFHAAHVTAGLLSFMVILLRISKSKFTPAQATAAMAVSYYWHFVDVVWIGVFVVIYLVQ, from the coding sequence ATGGCAGCACCACGTGTTGCCGCGCTGAACCGACCCAACATGGTCAGCGTCGGCACCATTGTGTTCCTGTCTCAGGAATTAATGTTCTTCGCCGGACTGTTCGCGATGTGGTTCACCTCGCGTGCTAATGGTCAAGAAGGTGACTGGGCGCACCAAACCGCGCACATCAACGTCCCCATGGGCTTCATCATCACCGCAGTCCTGGTGTCGTCTTCTGTGACCTCCCAGTTCGGCGTCTTCGCCGCTGAAAGGGGTGACGTATATAAGCTGCGTTTCTGGTATTCGATAACTCTGGTCCTGGGCCTGGTCTTCCTTGGCATCATGGCCTTCGAGTGGTTCGAGTTGGTGCACCACGGGGTAACCCCGCAGGCTAGCGTCTTTGGCTCGGTGTTCTACATTCTCACCGGCTTCCACGCGGCCCACGTTACTGCAGGCTTGCTGAGCTTCATGGTTATCTTGCTGCGTATCTCCAAGTCCAAGTTCACGCCGGCACAAGCTACCGCTGCGATGGCAGTGTCCTATTACTGGCACTTCGTGGATGTTGTCTGGATCGGCGTCTTCGTCGTCATCTACCTCGTCCAATAG
- a CDS encoding cytochrome c oxidase subunit 4 translates to MRAGANVFYGIAIYLLVSELVYIFGVNLVRDDGYLYGPEWVGIVGMGLAILLCVMLGVYLHFTDSRTDLAPEDWEEAETEDGAGILGFFSPGSIWPFAMTMSVAVLGLGVIFLYYWLIVLGAAMLVWSTTKLSLQYGVPKEKH, encoded by the coding sequence ATGCGTGCTGGTGCAAACGTCTTTTACGGAATCGCCATCTATCTTCTGGTCTCCGAGCTGGTCTACATCTTCGGTGTAAACCTGGTTCGTGACGACGGCTACCTTTACGGCCCGGAATGGGTTGGCATTGTCGGTATGGGCTTGGCCATTCTGCTCTGTGTGATGCTGGGCGTCTACCTTCACTTCACCGACAGCCGGACTGACCTGGCTCCGGAGGATTGGGAAGAGGCTGAGACTGAGGACGGCGCAGGTATCCTGGGCTTCTTCTCCCCAGGCTCCATTTGGCCGTTCGCGATGACTATGTCTGTGGCCGTCCTTGGCCTGGGTGTCATCTTCCTGTACTACTGGTTGATCGTCCTCGGCGCTGCCATGCTGGTGTGGTCCACCACTAAGCTGTCCCTGCAGTACGGTGTGCCTAAGGAAAAGCACTAA
- a CDS encoding cytochrome c oxidase subunit II — MGQRKQRNFARKAGLAGVIALGATALAACDVQAPEAVENILGFGWPKGITPEAESMYNFWIWTWVVAWFIGFVMWGLFLTAIFRWSAKRAKKEGKGEFPKQLQYNVPLEICLTVVPVIIIMGLFFFTVQAQQKVVALDKDPKVTVDVTAYQWNWKFGYANVAGELSPTGADYDGRDEERHALAEKSAIDPEDMKYPNPIHGKSMGDLSYLNYNKIETVGSTEEIPVMVLPSQTAIEFRLASGDVSHAFWVPEFLFKRDVYAHPENNQQERRFQIEKIEQEGAFVGRCAEMCGTYHSMMNFEIRVVSPEKFTDYMQFRLANPDAPNSEALAAIGEDPYAVTTQPFNSLRDTRDGQNFVEEEAA; from the coding sequence GTGGGACAGCGAAAGCAACGCAACTTTGCCCGCAAGGCGGGCCTAGCTGGCGTTATTGCTCTAGGTGCAACCGCCCTAGCCGCCTGTGATGTGCAGGCACCCGAGGCTGTGGAAAACATCCTCGGTTTCGGCTGGCCTAAGGGTATTACCCCTGAGGCGGAGTCGATGTATAACTTCTGGATTTGGACCTGGGTTGTTGCCTGGTTCATCGGTTTCGTGATGTGGGGCCTGTTCCTCACTGCTATCTTCCGCTGGAGCGCAAAGCGTGCCAAGAAGGAAGGTAAGGGTGAATTCCCCAAGCAGCTGCAGTACAACGTGCCGCTCGAAATTTGCCTGACCGTTGTTCCGGTCATCATCATCATGGGCTTGTTCTTCTTTACGGTGCAGGCGCAGCAGAAGGTAGTGGCCCTGGATAAGGACCCGAAGGTCACTGTCGATGTCACCGCTTACCAGTGGAACTGGAAGTTCGGCTACGCCAACGTAGCGGGCGAGCTGTCCCCGACTGGTGCTGACTACGATGGTCGCGACGAGGAGCGTCACGCTCTGGCTGAGAAGTCTGCCATTGACCCGGAGGATATGAAGTACCCGAACCCGATTCACGGTAAGTCCATGGGTGACCTTTCCTACTTGAACTACAACAAGATTGAGACCGTGGGCTCCACGGAGGAAATCCCTGTGATGGTGCTGCCTTCGCAGACCGCGATCGAGTTCCGTCTCGCTTCCGGCGACGTCTCCCACGCCTTCTGGGTGCCGGAGTTCCTGTTTAAGCGCGACGTCTACGCTCACCCGGAGAACAACCAGCAGGAGCGCCGCTTCCAGATCGAGAAGATTGAGCAGGAAGGTGCCTTTGTCGGCCGTTGTGCGGAAATGTGCGGTACCTACCACTCGATGATGAACTTCGAGATTCGTGTCGTCTCCCCGGAGAAGTTCACTGACTACATGCAGTTCCGTTTGGCTAACCCGGACGCCCCGAACTCTGAGGCGCTGGCTGCCATTGGTGAGGATCCGTACGCAGTCACCACTCAGCCGTTCAACTCCCTGCGCGATACTCGCGACGGCCAGAACTTCGTTGAAGAAGAAGCCGCATAA
- the asnB gene encoding asparagine synthase (glutamine-hydrolyzing) — MCGLLSMLTTSGNAEDYVPALEAALPCMRHRGPDAAGTWHDDDAAFGFNRLAIIDIEHSDQPLRWGPADNPQRYALTFNGEIYNYVELREELQAAGYTFNTEGDGEPIVVGYHHWGEDVVNHLRGMFGFVIWDSETRTMFAARDQFGIKPLYYATTAAGTVFASEMKCILEMADAIGLDLSLDKRAIEHYVDLQYVPEPESLHANIRRVESGSTVTLRPGEQVSSQRYFTPRFPVQHVPTGQEQQLFDRIARALEDSVEKHMRADVTVGSFLSGGIDSTAIAALAKRHNPNLLTFTTGFEREGYSEVDVAAESAAAIGVEHIVKIVSPEEYAAAIPRIMWYLDNPVADPSLVPLYFVAQEARKHVKVVLSGEGADELFGGYTIYKEPLSLAPFDKVPDPLRRGLGKLSQVLPDGMKGKSLLERGSMTMEERYYGNARSFNFEQLQRVLPWATRDWDHREVTAPIYAESRDFDPVARMQHLDLFTWMRGDILVKADKMNMANSLELRVPFLDKEVFKVAETIPHDLKISHGTTKYALRKAMEQIVPPHVLHRKKLGFPVPMRHWLAGDELFSWAQDTINDSQTEDIFNKPEVLEMLKEHRDGISDHSRRLWTVLAFMVWHGIFVEGRIDPQIEQRDYPVKL; from the coding sequence ATGTGCGGACTTCTTAGCATGCTGACCACCTCCGGCAACGCCGAGGACTACGTGCCAGCCCTCGAAGCTGCCCTACCCTGCATGCGCCACCGCGGGCCCGACGCGGCCGGAACCTGGCATGATGATGACGCCGCATTCGGTTTCAATCGCCTGGCAATCATCGATATTGAACATTCCGACCAGCCGCTTCGCTGGGGCCCTGCAGACAACCCGCAACGCTATGCCCTGACCTTCAACGGGGAAATCTATAACTACGTAGAACTGCGCGAAGAATTGCAAGCCGCCGGATATACCTTTAATACCGAAGGCGACGGCGAGCCAATTGTGGTGGGTTACCACCACTGGGGCGAAGACGTAGTCAACCACCTGCGCGGGATGTTCGGATTTGTCATCTGGGACAGCGAAACCCGCACCATGTTCGCCGCGCGCGACCAATTCGGTATTAAGCCGCTGTACTACGCCACCACGGCCGCCGGTACCGTCTTTGCATCGGAGATGAAGTGCATCCTGGAGATGGCCGACGCAATTGGTCTAGACCTGAGCCTTGATAAGCGCGCCATTGAGCATTACGTGGACCTGCAGTACGTACCCGAACCGGAGTCCCTGCACGCCAATATCCGGCGTGTGGAATCCGGATCCACCGTCACGTTGCGCCCAGGCGAGCAGGTCAGTTCGCAACGTTATTTCACGCCGCGCTTCCCCGTCCAACACGTGCCGACCGGCCAGGAACAGCAATTGTTCGACCGCATCGCTCGCGCACTGGAGGATTCGGTAGAAAAGCACATGCGCGCCGACGTTACTGTGGGCTCCTTCCTTTCCGGCGGCATTGATTCCACAGCTATCGCCGCTTTGGCTAAGCGCCACAACCCTAACCTCTTGACATTTACCACCGGGTTTGAACGGGAAGGCTACTCCGAAGTTGATGTTGCTGCTGAGTCCGCTGCGGCAATCGGCGTGGAGCACATTGTCAAAATCGTCTCCCCGGAGGAATACGCCGCGGCGATCCCGCGGATAATGTGGTACCTGGACAACCCAGTCGCAGACCCATCACTGGTGCCGCTGTACTTTGTGGCGCAGGAGGCCCGCAAGCACGTCAAGGTGGTGCTATCTGGCGAGGGAGCCGACGAGCTCTTCGGCGGCTATACGATCTATAAGGAACCGCTGTCGCTAGCTCCCTTTGACAAGGTGCCGGACCCGCTGCGCCGCGGCCTGGGCAAACTCTCCCAGGTTCTTCCGGACGGAATGAAAGGCAAGTCCCTACTCGAACGCGGCTCCATGACCATGGAAGAGCGCTACTACGGCAACGCCCGCTCCTTCAACTTTGAGCAGCTCCAGCGCGTCCTGCCGTGGGCCACGCGCGACTGGGACCACCGAGAAGTCACCGCCCCAATTTATGCCGAATCCCGGGACTTTGACCCAGTAGCGCGCATGCAGCACCTGGACTTGTTTACCTGGATGCGCGGCGACATCTTGGTCAAGGCGGACAAGATGAACATGGCCAACTCCCTGGAACTTCGCGTACCTTTCCTGGACAAGGAGGTATTCAAGGTAGCGGAGACTATCCCGCATGATCTAAAAATCTCCCACGGCACCACCAAGTACGCGCTGCGTAAGGCGATGGAGCAAATCGTTCCCCCACACGTCTTGCACCGCAAGAAGTTGGGATTCCCCGTGCCCATGCGCCACTGGCTTGCAGGCGATGAGCTCTTCAGCTGGGCCCAAGACACTATCAACGACTCCCAGACCGAAGATATTTTTAACAAACCCGAGGTCCTAGAGATGCTCAAGGAACACCGTGACGGAATCTCCGACCACTCCCGGCGCCTATGGACCGTGCTGGCGTTCATGGTCTGGCACGGGATCTTTGTCGAAGGCCGCATCGACCCCCAGATTGAGCAGCGGGACTACCCCGTGAAACTCTAG
- a CDS encoding HesB/IscA family protein, which yields MTAPASATGVILTEAAAAKAKALLEQEGRTDLSLRIAVQPGGCAGLRYQLYFDDRTLDGDKVDNIDGVNLVVDKMSIPYLTGAKIDFADTIESQGFTIDNPNAGGSCACGDSFN from the coding sequence ATGACCGCTCCAGCATCCGCAACTGGCGTAATTTTGACCGAGGCCGCAGCCGCCAAGGCTAAGGCCCTGCTTGAGCAGGAAGGCCGCACCGACCTAAGCCTGCGTATTGCTGTCCAGCCTGGTGGCTGCGCCGGATTGCGCTACCAGCTGTACTTCGACGACCGCACCCTGGATGGGGACAAGGTGGACAACATTGATGGCGTTAACCTGGTGGTAGACAAGATGTCCATTCCTTATTTGACCGGCGCCAAAATTGACTTCGCAGACACCATTGAGTCCCAGGGCTTTACCATTGATAATCCGAATGCCGGAGGCTCGTGCGCTTGTGGGGATTCCTTCAACTAA
- a CDS encoding DUF3043 domain-containing protein has product MTTSSEDKQAQAPRKGYTPPKGRPTPTRAEQEIARGVRRDPRGMSDAQRYQHRKELKKSMSKQEWKEYKREERAESRKRNQEIQARMSAGDERYLLPRDKGEVRRFVRDWVDSRRFVNELVMPAAIVMLVTLFVGMYSPSFAQVSSIVAMAVIVIFAIEGVWLGRKANNAVRLKFPGTTEAGFGLGFYAYSRASQPRKWRTPKPQVSRGAKVS; this is encoded by the coding sequence GTGACTACATCGAGCGAAGACAAGCAAGCACAGGCTCCGCGCAAGGGTTATACCCCGCCGAAGGGTCGGCCCACCCCTACCCGCGCTGAGCAAGAAATTGCCCGTGGTGTGCGCCGCGACCCCCGCGGTATGTCGGATGCCCAGCGCTATCAGCACCGCAAGGAGCTGAAGAAGTCCATGTCCAAGCAGGAATGGAAGGAATACAAGCGGGAGGAACGCGCGGAGTCCCGTAAGCGCAACCAGGAAATCCAGGCACGGATGTCTGCGGGTGACGAGCGCTATCTGCTTCCGCGCGACAAGGGTGAGGTTCGTCGCTTTGTCCGCGACTGGGTGGACTCCCGCCGCTTTGTCAATGAGTTGGTCATGCCTGCAGCCATCGTCATGCTGGTCACGCTGTTTGTGGGCATGTACTCACCCTCATTTGCGCAGGTCTCCTCCATCGTCGCCATGGCTGTCATTGTCATTTTTGCTATCGAGGGCGTGTGGTTGGGCCGCAAGGCCAACAATGCGGTCCGTTTGAAGTTCCCCGGCACCACTGAAGCCGGTTTCGGCCTGGGGTTTTATGCGTATTCGCGCGCTTCCCAGCCTCGTAAGTGGCGTACTCCTAAGCCGCAGGTATCCCGCGGCGCGAAGGTTAGCTAG
- a CDS encoding nicotinate-nucleotide--dimethylbenzimidazole phosphoribosyltransferase, with the protein MVEFLPVPLPDTAARSTVEQQLASHPRGVALQGLAAPALWLAACQGQAPAQQVRHVRACVFVGQHGVAHAQLQGTGLSAFAPEATAQQAEQLRTHSSPAHTAARLLAATGCEVTISVQECAPSESIELADALSSAALEQALELGTAQADRDIDAGADLLIAGDVGTGNTTVAAAVMGRLTFTEPVAIVGPGSGITAAMWKTKVAVVRDAMFRTRGIEDPLEIIRRAGGADVAALVGYIARAAARRTPVLIDSPLTAVAAFVAQRLAPGVKHWLLATTTTREPAHSLALAALELNPLVDTVTTMGQGVGSLSTLPLVFTSIDLVAEEYAALQPAPQS; encoded by the coding sequence ATGGTTGAGTTCTTGCCGGTTCCGCTTCCCGATACCGCTGCGCGCAGCACTGTTGAGCAACAGTTGGCCTCCCATCCGCGCGGCGTTGCCTTGCAGGGCCTCGCGGCGCCAGCGCTGTGGTTGGCGGCCTGCCAGGGCCAAGCACCGGCGCAGCAGGTGCGCCACGTCCGCGCGTGCGTGTTTGTGGGCCAGCATGGTGTGGCCCATGCTCAGCTTCAGGGCACCGGTTTGTCAGCTTTTGCCCCGGAGGCCACCGCCCAGCAGGCGGAGCAGCTGCGCACACATTCCTCCCCCGCGCACACTGCCGCCCGGCTGCTGGCTGCCACTGGTTGTGAGGTAACCATTTCTGTGCAGGAATGTGCCCCCTCTGAGAGCATTGAGCTTGCCGATGCCCTCTCTTCCGCCGCCTTGGAACAAGCCCTTGAGCTGGGCACAGCGCAGGCTGACCGCGACATCGACGCGGGGGCAGATCTGCTCATCGCCGGCGATGTGGGCACTGGGAACACCACGGTAGCCGCTGCCGTGATGGGCCGATTGACGTTTACGGAACCGGTGGCCATTGTGGGCCCGGGGTCAGGAATTACTGCCGCGATGTGGAAAACCAAGGTGGCGGTGGTCCGCGATGCCATGTTCCGCACGCGCGGCATTGAGGATCCTCTGGAGATCATTCGCCGGGCTGGCGGGGCAGATGTGGCAGCATTGGTCGGCTACATTGCTCGCGCCGCTGCCCGGCGCACGCCGGTGCTCATAGATTCCCCGCTCACAGCGGTAGCGGCATTCGTGGCGCAGCGTTTGGCCCCCGGTGTCAAACACTGGCTGCTTGCTACCACTACCACGCGCGAGCCCGCGCACTCCCTGGCATTGGCAGCACTAGAGCTCAATCCGCTAGTAGACACGGTAACCACCATGGGCCAAGGCGTTGGTTCTCTAAGCACCCTGCCCTTGGTGTTCACCAGCATTGACCTGGTGGCGGAGGAATACGCGGCACTGCAACCAGCACCGCAGTCTTAA
- a CDS encoding branched-chain amino acid aminotransferase: protein MATETLTVQENPQRTSPEEIEKILAEPGFGKYFTDHMVTIDWTAEKGWHSPQVVPYAPLSMDPASTVFHYGQAIFEGIKAYRQADDSVVTFRPEANAQRLQASARRLAMPELPEELFVESLRQLVAVDKDWVPAAGGEAALYLRPFMISTEVSLGVHPAGAYRYLVIASPAGAYFSGGIKPVSVWLSTEYVRAAPGGTGAAKFAGNYAASLMAQAQAAEKGCDQVVWLDAIERRYIEEMGGMNLAFIYQDGDKKKLVTPALSGSLLPGITRDSLLQVAQDMGLEVEEARITYQQWRDDVASGAMVEAFACGTAAVITPVGHVMGEGVDFYVNNNEAGATTLELRERLTGIQRGSVEDTHGWLYKLV, encoded by the coding sequence ATGGCTACTGAGACGCTCACTGTTCAGGAAAACCCGCAGCGCACCTCCCCGGAGGAGATTGAAAAGATCCTCGCTGAACCCGGGTTTGGCAAGTACTTTACCGACCACATGGTCACCATCGACTGGACCGCAGAAAAAGGCTGGCACAGCCCCCAAGTGGTGCCCTACGCACCGCTGAGTATGGACCCGGCCAGCACCGTATTCCACTATGGGCAGGCCATCTTTGAAGGAATAAAGGCCTACCGTCAGGCAGACGACTCCGTGGTGACTTTCCGGCCGGAAGCCAACGCCCAGCGCCTGCAGGCCTCCGCCCGCCGCCTGGCCATGCCGGAGCTACCGGAAGAGCTCTTTGTGGAGTCCCTGCGCCAGCTGGTGGCTGTGGACAAAGACTGGGTTCCAGCTGCCGGTGGAGAAGCGGCGCTGTACCTGCGCCCGTTTATGATCTCCACCGAAGTCTCTCTAGGAGTGCACCCCGCAGGTGCCTATCGCTACCTGGTCATCGCTTCTCCGGCGGGGGCGTATTTCAGTGGCGGCATCAAGCCGGTTTCCGTGTGGCTATCGACCGAGTATGTGCGCGCGGCACCGGGTGGCACGGGCGCAGCCAAGTTCGCCGGCAATTACGCGGCCTCGCTGATGGCACAAGCCCAAGCTGCGGAGAAGGGGTGCGATCAGGTGGTGTGGCTCGACGCCATCGAGCGCCGCTACATTGAGGAAATGGGCGGAATGAACCTGGCCTTTATCTACCAAGATGGCGACAAGAAGAAGCTGGTGACCCCGGCACTGTCAGGTTCACTGCTTCCGGGCATTACGCGTGATTCGTTGCTGCAGGTAGCCCAGGATATGGGCCTGGAAGTTGAGGAAGCGCGCATCACCTACCAGCAGTGGCGTGATGACGTTGCCAGTGGCGCGATGGTGGAAGCCTTTGCCTGCGGTACTGCCGCCGTGATTACCCCGGTTGGCCACGTGATGGGCGAAGGGGTGGACTTCTATGTCAACAACAACGAGGCCGGTGCCACCACACTCGAGCTTCGTGAGCGGCTTACCGGCATTCAGCGCGGTTCTGTGGAAGACACCCACGGCTGGCTGTACAAGCTGGTTTAA
- a CDS encoding leucyl aminopeptidase, whose amino-acid sequence MDAMLITAVCSEGKPSLDSSLLTHEIADDVAKSLDAVGATGKAGEVTRVPAPDASPAASIVVVGLGAAEDVTAETIRRSFGAAARSLAGVGTVVVSSPDQELGAAVEGVILGGYTHRGLRAESADAPASFIFVYNDDAESAAAAQEAFAHARITAEATVTARDLVNTPSNLLFPQSYADYLSALGAEVGLEVEVVDEAALAEQGFGGILSVGQGSARPPRLVRMSYTHPEATHRVALVGKGITFDTGGISLKPGAGMWDMISDMGGSAAVAASIVAAAKLELKVNVTATIPLAENMPSGTATRPGDVITHYGGITSEVLNTDAEGRLVLADAIARACEDQPDYLIETATLTGAQLVALGTRTAGVMGSEEFRDRVAAVGRSVGENAWAMPLLEEHEESIKSPVADIRNIDGKREGGMEFAGTYLSKFVADGVEWAHIDVAGPSWNGGGPFGYTPKRATGAPVRTIIATLADIAAS is encoded by the coding sequence ATGGATGCAATGCTTATCACCGCCGTATGCTCTGAGGGCAAGCCGAGTTTGGATAGCTCACTGCTTACCCACGAAATCGCAGACGACGTCGCGAAATCTTTGGATGCTGTCGGCGCTACGGGCAAGGCTGGGGAGGTAACCCGGGTGCCCGCCCCGGATGCTAGTCCGGCAGCCAGCATTGTGGTTGTAGGCCTGGGCGCTGCAGAAGACGTTACTGCAGAGACCATCCGCCGCTCCTTTGGTGCAGCCGCGCGCAGTCTGGCTGGGGTGGGCACCGTGGTGGTTTCCTCTCCTGATCAGGAGTTGGGGGCTGCTGTTGAAGGCGTCATCCTCGGTGGCTATACGCACCGCGGCCTGCGAGCAGAGTCTGCCGATGCCCCCGCCAGCTTCATCTTCGTTTATAACGATGACGCAGAGTCTGCCGCCGCTGCGCAGGAGGCCTTCGCCCATGCCCGCATCACCGCAGAGGCCACCGTCACTGCCCGCGACCTGGTCAATACCCCCTCCAACCTGCTCTTCCCGCAGTCCTACGCTGACTACTTGAGTGCACTTGGTGCCGAGGTCGGCCTGGAGGTAGAGGTTGTGGATGAAGCAGCTCTAGCGGAGCAAGGATTTGGCGGCATCTTGTCGGTGGGCCAGGGTTCGGCCCGTCCGCCACGCCTGGTGCGCATGAGCTACACCCACCCGGAAGCCACCCACCGGGTGGCGTTGGTGGGCAAAGGCATCACCTTTGATACCGGTGGTATTTCCTTAAAGCCCGGTGCTGGCATGTGGGACATGATCTCTGATATGGGTGGCTCGGCTGCGGTAGCGGCTTCCATCGTTGCCGCCGCAAAGTTGGAGCTCAAGGTCAATGTCACCGCCACCATCCCGCTAGCTGAGAACATGCCCAGCGGCACTGCTACCCGCCCAGGCGATGTGATTACCCACTACGGTGGCATTACCTCCGAGGTTCTCAACACCGACGCCGAGGGCCGTCTGGTGCTTGCCGATGCCATCGCACGCGCCTGCGAGGACCAGCCAGATTACCTGATTGAAACAGCTACCCTGACCGGAGCCCAGCTAGTGGCTTTGGGTACCCGGACCGCGGGTGTGATGGGCTCGGAGGAGTTCCGTGACCGCGTGGCTGCCGTGGGTCGCAGCGTAGGTGAGAACGCTTGGGCAATGCCCCTTTTGGAGGAGCACGAGGAGTCCATCAAGTCTCCCGTTGCAGACATCCGCAATATCGATGGCAAGCGTGAAGGCGGTATGGAGTTTGCCGGAACCTACCTGAGCAAGTTCGTTGCCGATGGTGTCGAGTGGGCCCATATCGATGTCGCTGGCCCGTCCTGGAATGGCGGCGGCCCTTTCGGCTACACCCCCAAGCGCGCAACTGGTGCCCCGGTTCGCACCATTATCGCTACCCTGGCGGACATTGCCGCTAGCTAA
- a CDS encoding oxidoreductase → MFNIFRRNASKSQLRPPRAPGDTIRQADAAALRDWAQGREFVEAYIEPETVVNEMSVVVVDEQGDYIRRRIGGPKGIDAVAKLLGCPVFDAEETGYPQRMRERMERERVLRRREEQRQRRERFSQGRNPETGEAV, encoded by the coding sequence ATGTTCAATATCTTCCGCCGCAACGCCTCCAAGTCGCAGCTGCGCCCACCCCGGGCGCCCGGGGATACCATTCGCCAGGCAGATGCTGCCGCCCTGCGCGACTGGGCACAGGGGCGTGAGTTTGTGGAGGCCTACATTGAACCCGAGACGGTAGTCAATGAAATGTCCGTGGTAGTGGTAGATGAGCAAGGCGACTATATACGTCGTCGTATCGGTGGACCCAAAGGCATCGATGCCGTAGCCAAACTCTTAGGCTGCCCAGTCTTTGACGCCGAAGAAACTGGATACCCGCAGCGCATGCGCGAGCGTATGGAACGCGAGCGGGTGCTGCGCCGCAGGGAAGAACAGCGCCAGCGCCGCGAGCGCTTTAGCCAGGGCCGCAACCCCGAAACCGGGGAAGCCGTCTAG